The Ketogulonicigenium vulgare WSH-001 genome includes a region encoding these proteins:
- a CDS encoding AAA family ATPase, which translates to MKIRRLSVAGLRGFDQATFEFDPHFTLLVGVNGVGKSSVLEALRVSLSRVLPKFTASRSTPLAFAADDIRQVSASLTVDLDLEFPEGQRNLLLHKPRERFVPDEEGSVRNATLDTPEREELSPPHWPKADPSGNQPIAIYFGTRRSHPTDEQIKIGRSRGGQAAAFADALSDVRPLHLRDMASWMVAQEALAEELPRARFHLEALKSAAARFLPTCKGLRATNGADKPRLLISKDGIELDVRYLSEGERGVLALALDLARRLSQANPALDDPIGDGVGVVLIDEIDMHMHPLWQRQIVSLLTETFCSCQFIATTHSPQVIGETQPSQVVLLKQSAGRVVPQRCGQAYGLDTSFVLEQIMGTPSRPTFVKAAIDEVENALEDADLDLAREKLAILRKLQHGDDPTTVGFEAEINNLEALADEED; encoded by the coding sequence CAACGGCGTCGGCAAGAGCAGCGTCCTCGAGGCTCTGCGGGTCTCACTGTCTCGGGTTCTACCTAAGTTCACGGCGAGCCGCTCGACGCCTCTGGCATTCGCCGCCGATGATATCCGGCAGGTAAGCGCCTCGCTGACCGTCGATCTGGATCTCGAGTTTCCCGAAGGGCAACGGAACTTACTGCTGCACAAGCCGAGAGAACGGTTTGTTCCGGATGAAGAGGGGTCTGTTCGGAACGCGACGCTAGACACGCCTGAAAGGGAAGAGCTGTCACCACCACACTGGCCAAAGGCCGATCCGTCAGGCAATCAACCTATAGCAATCTACTTCGGAACGCGTAGGTCTCACCCCACGGATGAGCAGATCAAGATTGGTCGGAGCCGCGGAGGCCAGGCTGCGGCATTTGCCGATGCGCTTTCCGATGTCCGGCCGCTCCACCTTCGGGACATGGCGTCCTGGATGGTGGCGCAAGAGGCGTTGGCGGAGGAACTGCCGCGTGCACGATTCCATCTTGAGGCCCTGAAATCTGCAGCAGCCCGTTTCTTGCCGACCTGCAAGGGCCTGCGAGCGACCAACGGCGCGGACAAGCCACGGCTTTTGATCTCGAAGGACGGCATTGAACTCGATGTGCGGTATCTCTCTGAGGGTGAGAGGGGCGTGCTTGCGTTGGCACTCGACCTTGCTCGCCGCCTTTCGCAAGCCAATCCAGCCCTTGACGATCCAATCGGGGACGGCGTTGGAGTCGTCCTGATTGATGAAATCGATATGCACATGCACCCGCTTTGGCAGCGGCAGATTGTGTCCCTTTTGACGGAGACGTTTTGCAGTTGCCAGTTTATCGCCACCACTCATTCGCCGCAGGTGATTGGCGAGACGCAACCGAGCCAAGTGGTTCTTCTGAAACAATCTGCGGGGCGCGTTGTTCCTCAGCGATGTGGGCAGGCGTATGGTCTGGACACGAGTTTTGTACTCGAGCAGATCATGGGTACGCCTTCCCGGCCGACGTTTGTAAAGGCTGCGATCGATGAAGTCGAGAATGCGCTGGAGGACGCAGATTTAGATCTGGCGCGCGAAAAGTTGGCAATATTGCGCAAACTGCAGCACGGAGATGATCCCACCACTGTCGGATTTGAGGCGGAGATAAACAACCTAGAAGCACTGGCAGATGAGGAAGATTAA